Below is a window of Lacrimispora xylanolytica DNA.
TCGTTCATCCAAACCCCGATGATGTAACTAATCCCAAGGATTATATCGAACTTGCAAAGAAAGATTCCTCTTATATCCCTACATCAAAGATATTTAAACAGATGATGGAAGGAAACACAGGGACGGGATTTAGCTTTTATAAAGGGGCCCGCCGTTTAGTAGGCTTCACTCCATTAAGCGGTCCGGAAGGCTGGAATGTTGCAGTTACCATGCCAGTGACTCAGATTGAAGGAGCAGTACGTTTTACCATAGTAATGTGTGCCTTAACTGGAATCGCCCTTATTTTGTTGGCTATTTTAATCACCCGTATCTTTGCCAATAAGATTACAGAGCCTATTGTATTGGCGACACGCCGAATTGAGAAGCTGGCAGAGGGAGACTTACTTTTAGAGGTACCTGAGACAGGCGGAAAGGATGAGATCGCCCGGCTTCTACTGGCACTTCAAAATACCATCTGCGGACTGCGCACTTATATATCAGATATTTCAGCAGTGTTACATGGAGTGGCTACCAAGGATTTAACAATCAGTAGTGAAGTCCAGTATAAGGGTGATTTTGTTCCCATTCAAAACGCATTGGAGCAGATACTTAATTCTCTTAACACTACCCTTTTCCACATAGCGGAATCCACAGATCAGGTAAGATGCAGCTCGGAACAGGTGGCTTTAACTGGTAGAAATCTTGCAGAAAATTCAGCAGAGCAGGCAGCGACTACAGAAGCACTTACCAATTCCTTAGAGATGGTATCCAGTTATATTAAGGAAAATGCACAGCACTCTCTGTCCATGAAAGATGCTACGGAATCCGCACTTTTGGAGACTCAAAGAGGCAATGAGGAGATGGAACGGCTGTTACAGTCCATGGCTAACATTGATGAGTTTTCCAAACGAATTCAAAGTATAGTTAAGATTATCGATGATATTGCATTTCAGACCAACATATTGGCTTTAAATGCTGCGGTAGAGGCAGCCCGTGCAGGAGATGCCGGAAAAGGCTTCTCTGTAGTGGCAGATGAGGTCCGTCAGCTTGCATCAAAGAGTGCGGATGCAGCAAAGCAGACGACAGACTTGATCCACAGCACTATAGAATCTGTGGCACAGGGGAAACAGAATACGGAACAGACAGCAGGTGTATTTAAGACCATAGTGGAGCAGACCGGCAGTATCAATACTTTGGTTGCCAAAATCTCCGAATCCTTAGAAAATCAGTCCAACCGCGTCACAGAGCTTGAGGAGGGAATGCAAAGGATTTCCATGGTTACCCAGGCAAACTCAGCAACAGCAGAAGAGAGTGCTGCAACCAGCGGGGATTTGTTAAACCAGATGCAGCAGCTTAAGGAATTAATTGAAGAGTTCCGCATTAAAAACTCATAATAAGACCGATATAGATAGCATAATCTCTCTGTAAGCAGCCATTGTTTACAGAGAGATTTTAATAAGAAGAGAACGGGAATATAGTTCTAAAATTTTCTATTTAAAGTAAGGATTTAATAAAGTGAATTTTTGTTGCTCATTTCCTGGTAAAATTTAATTCATAAAAAAATATTGACAAATACAAGAGGTCACAGTATAGTAAACATATATATATAGTATGAATAAGGAGATTAGGATATGAAGATGAGCTGCAAACAGAACAAGAATCAACTGATGAAGTGTTGCTGTTGCTGTAGATGCTTCTTAAGAAGAGATACAGCTTATTTGTGTGCGCATCGATATCTGAAATCCTCAAATTTATCTTGTTAAAGAGAAAATAGATGGAAGGAAGCAGGTATGTCGTGTACCTGCTTCCTTTTTATGAATAACAATCAGGGAGGAAGGATTTTATGAGTCAGAGATTAAAGAAAGGAAACGAATATCATGGATTTTGAATTCATTCGTGCCAATGCACCGTTATACGTGGAAGCGGCAGGAATTACACTCCGAATCTCCTTTCTTGGGATTCTGCTTTCAACTGTGATCGGGCTTTTGTGCAGCCTTGTAAAAGTATTTAAGATACCGGTGCTGGGCCTTTTGGTAAATGCTTACATAGAAATATCCAGAAATACACCGCTCCTCATCCAGTTATTCTTTTTATACTTCGGGCTGCCAAAGCTGGGTATCGTGTTAAGCTCAGAGGGGTGTGCCATAACTGGTCTGGCCTTTTTGGGAGGCAGCTATATGGCAGAGGCGTTTCGTACAGGAATCGAGCAGGTGCCTAAGATTCAATCAGAATCAGGCTTAAGCCTGGGGCTTACCAAGGGTCAGGTATTTAAACATATCATTCTGCCGCAGGCCATAGCCACCTCAGTACCTGTATTTTGTGCCAACATTATTTTCCTGATTAAGGAAACCTCAGTATTCAGTGCCGTAGCCCTTGCGGATCTGATGTTTGTGGCAAAGGACTTAATTGGGATCTATTACAAAACAGATGAAGCATTGTTTATGCTGGTAACGGCTTATCTGATCATTCTTCTGCCAATATCCTTACTCTGTTCCTGGGTAGAAAGGAGGGTCCGTTATGCAGAATTTGGGAATTCAAGTGCTGTTCCAGGGAAATAACTTTTTAAGACTTTGCGGAGGGCTTTGGGAATCTTTACGGATTGCCGTAATCTCCATGGCACTTTCCATTGTTCTTGGAATGCTTCTTGGAATTGTAATGACCAGCCCGAAAAAACCAATACGGTTTGTTTGCAGGCTCTATCTTGAGGTTGTGAGAATCATGCCTCAGCTGGTTCTTTTGTTCCTGGTCTACTTCGGCGCTGCAAAGCATTGGAATATTAATCTTTCTGGCTCCTTTGCCGCTGTCATTGTGTTTACCTTCTGGGGTGCGGCAGAGATGGGCGATCTGGTAAGAAGTGCTCTCCAGTCCATTCCAGTTCATCAGTACCAAAGCGGCTTTGGCCTAGGTATGACTAAGCTGCAGGTTTACCGGTATATCATTATCCCACAGACTGTGCGGAGACTTCTTCCATCGGTGATGAACCTCTTAACGAGAATGATAAAAACCACGTCTTTGGTGGTGCTCATAGGAGTCATTGAGGTAGTAAAGGTTGGAAAACAGATCATCGACGCATCCAGGTATACGGTTCCTGATGCAGCTCTTTGGGTCTACGGAGTCATTTTTATTATGTATTTTGCAATCTGTTTCCCATTTTCCAGAGCAGCAGCAATGCTAGATAAAAAAATAAAGGATTGATAAATATGAAGCAGGAAGTAATATTAACAACGGAACATCTGAAGAAATCATATGAGAACGGGCAGCCTGTTTTAAAAGATATCTCCTTTTCTTTGGAAAAAGGAGAAGTCGTCGTCGTTGTAGGCCCTTCCGGA
It encodes the following:
- a CDS encoding amino acid ABC transporter permease produces the protein MDFEFIRANAPLYVEAAGITLRISFLGILLSTVIGLLCSLVKVFKIPVLGLLVNAYIEISRNTPLLIQLFFLYFGLPKLGIVLSSEGCAITGLAFLGGSYMAEAFRTGIEQVPKIQSESGLSLGLTKGQVFKHIILPQAIATSVPVFCANIIFLIKETSVFSAVALADLMFVAKDLIGIYYKTDEALFMLVTAYLIILLPISLLCSWVERRVRYAEFGNSSAVPGK
- a CDS encoding methyl-accepting chemotaxis protein: MKYLKNKLLLFISLLLGFTVIFLTTISSFLYYNSSMKEAKKNSSYLAAAYQQGIDSVLNIYRSELSITASKGFLTDGKTSTADQKLLLSEEAAAAGFDYITIADSKGTNDKGDQIADQEFFKQAANGVTYISNPFVNSENKLVLYIGAPIGNTGKVLYGALPYQTIMDGLTKIKVGESGYAFVVDRNGVTVVHPNPDDVTNPKDYIELAKKDSSYIPTSKIFKQMMEGNTGTGFSFYKGARRLVGFTPLSGPEGWNVAVTMPVTQIEGAVRFTIVMCALTGIALILLAILITRIFANKITEPIVLATRRIEKLAEGDLLLEVPETGGKDEIARLLLALQNTICGLRTYISDISAVLHGVATKDLTISSEVQYKGDFVPIQNALEQILNSLNTTLFHIAESTDQVRCSSEQVALTGRNLAENSAEQAATTEALTNSLEMVSSYIKENAQHSLSMKDATESALLETQRGNEEMERLLQSMANIDEFSKRIQSIVKIIDDIAFQTNILALNAAVEAARAGDAGKGFSVVADEVRQLASKSADAAKQTTDLIHSTIESVAQGKQNTEQTAGVFKTIVEQTGSINTLVAKISESLENQSNRVTELEEGMQRISMVTQANSATAEESAATSGDLLNQMQQLKELIEEFRIKNS
- a CDS encoding amino acid ABC transporter permease → MQNLGIQVLFQGNNFLRLCGGLWESLRIAVISMALSIVLGMLLGIVMTSPKKPIRFVCRLYLEVVRIMPQLVLLFLVYFGAAKHWNINLSGSFAAVIVFTFWGAAEMGDLVRSALQSIPVHQYQSGFGLGMTKLQVYRYIIIPQTVRRLLPSVMNLLTRMIKTTSLVVLIGVIEVVKVGKQIIDASRYTVPDAALWVYGVIFIMYFAICFPFSRAAAMLDKKIKD